In a single window of the Rhodamnia argentea isolate NSW1041297 chromosome 2, ASM2092103v1, whole genome shotgun sequence genome:
- the LOC115742204 gene encoding 50S ribosomal protein L21, chloroplastic, whose product MASSSTLSLCSSLASRCRLSHNPKAHHPHLSPSISFSPSKASVAPLPSLKLAPSKPSSCSFTAKSSESDAPVIEFAPEPAEPEPAPEVPSPSDAPKREEVFAVVMIGSRQYIVFPGRYIYTQRLKGANANDKIILNKVLLVGTKTSTYIGKPVVPNAAVHAVVEEQGLDPKVIVFKYKKKKKYRRNIGHRQPNTRIRIMGITGYQDSPAVTLDS is encoded by the exons ATGGCTTCCTCCTCCACACTCTCCCTCTGTTCTTCTCTCGCGTCTCGATGCAGACTCTCTCACAACCCAAAAGCCCACCATCCCCACCTTTCGCCCTCCATCTCCTTCTCTCCCTCCAAGGCCAGCGTCGCTCCTCTCCCCTCCCTCAAACTAGCTCCCTCTAAGCCCTCCTCGTGCTCATTTACCGCCAAGTCCTCCGAATCCGATGCTCCCGTGATCGAATTCGCCCCCGAACCCGCCGAGCCCGAGCCGGCCCCGGAGGTTCCGAGCCCCAGTGACGCGCCCAAGCGTGAGGAGGTGTTCGCCGTGGTCATG ATTGGGTCTCGCCAGTACATCGTGTTCCCTGGGCGCTATATTTACACGCAGAGGCTTAAAGGTGCGAATGCGAACGATAAG atAATTTTGAATAAGGTATTGCTTGTGGGGACCAAAACAAGTACCTATATTGGAAAGCCAGTGGTGCCTAATGCTGCAGTGCATGCTGTTGTTGAAGAGCAG GGTCTAGATCCCAAAGTGATTGTCTTCAagtacaagaagaaaaagaagtacAGAAGAAATATTGGTCATCGGCAG CCAAACACCAGGATCAGGATAATGGGCATCACTGGCTATCAAGACTCTCCTGCAGTCACCCTTGATTCATGA
- the LOC115742043 gene encoding calcium-dependent protein kinase 11, with product MKNKQDPPSQSTPQHHPQPTKPASTVLPYQTPRLRDHYSLGKKLGQGQFGTTYLCTHKATQNLYACKSIPKRKLLCREDYEDVWREIQIMHHLSEHPNVVQIKGTYEDGMFVHIVMELCGGGELFDRIIQKGHFSEREAAKLIKTIVGVVEACHSLGVMHRDLKPENFLFDTPDDDAKLKATDFGLSVFYKPGEAFSDVVGSPYYVAPEVLRKHYGPEVDVWSAGVILYILLSGVPPFWAETESGIFRQILQGKLDFVSDPWPSISDSAKDLIKKMLQRDPRKRLSAHEVMCHPWIVDDRVAPDKPLDSAVLSRLKQFSAMNKLKKMALRVIAERLSEEEIGGLKELFKMIDTDDSGSITFEELKDGLKRVGSNLMESEIRDLMDAADIDNSGTIDYGEFLAATLHLNKMEREENLVAAFSYFDKDASGYITTDELQQACKEFGLGDVHLDEIIKEIDQDNDGRIDYGEFTAMMRQGDGGMGRSRTMRGNLNFNLADAFGVKDSA from the exons ATGAAGAACAAGCAAGACCCACCATCGCAATCAACCCCTCAACACCACCCACAACCCACAAAGCCAGCGAGCACAGTCCTCCCTTACCAGACCCCGAGGCTCAGAGATCACTATTCTCTCGGCAAGAAGCTCGGCCAGGGCCAGTTCGGCACCACCTATCTCTGCACCCACAAGGCCACCCAGAATCTCTACGCCTGCAAATCGATCCCCAAGAGGAAGCTCCTGTGCCGGGAGGACTATGAGGACGTGTGGAGGGAGATTCAGATCATGCACCACCTCTCTGAGCACCCGAATGTGGTCCAAATCAAGGGCACTTACGAGGACGGCATGTTCGTGCACATAGTCATGGAGCTTTGCGGTGGGGGTGAGCTTTTCGACAGGATCATCCAGAAGGGGCATTTCAGTGAGCGCGAGGCGGCGAAGCTCATCAAGACGATTGTGGGTGTTGTGGAGGCGTGCCACTCTCTTGGGGTCATGCACAGAGACCTCAAGCCGGAGAATTTCTTGTTTGATACCCCGGACGACGATGCCAAGCTCAAGGCCACCGATTTTGGGTTGTCTGTCTTCTATAAGCCGG GAGAAGCTTTTTCTGATGTTGTTGGAAGTCCCTATTATGTTGCCCCAGAGGTTCTGCGTAAGCATTATGGACCTGAAGTAGATGTATGGAGTGCCGGTGTAATACTTTACATTCTACTTAGTGGAGTTCCTCCCTTTTGGGCAG AAACTGAATCTGGGATCTTCAGACAGATATTGCAAGGAAAATTAGATTTTGTGTCTGACCCTTGGCCTAGCATCTCAGACAGTGCGAAGGATCTGATAAAGAAGATGCTTCAAAGAGACCCTAGGAAAAGATTATCTGCTCACGAGGTTATGT GTCACCCATGGATTGTTGATGACAGAGTTGCCCCCGACAAACCTCTTGATTCAGCCGTTTTGTCACGTCTGAAGCAGTTCTCAGCCATGAACAAACTTAAAAAGATGGCATTGCGT GTAATAGCAGAAAGACTTTCGGAGGAAGAAATTGGGGGCTTGAAAGAGCTCTTTAAAATGATAGATACAGATGACAGTGGCAGCATAACATTCGAGGAACTAAAGGATGGGTTGAAGAGAGTTGGCTCCAATCTTATGGAGTCCGAGATCAGGGATCTTATGGATGCA GCTGATATTGACAACAGTGGAACAATAGACTATGGTGAATTTCTCGCTGCTACGTTGCATCTGAAtaagatggagagagaggagaatcTTGTAGCAGCTTTCTCTTACTTTGACAAAGATGCTAGTGGTTATATCACCACTGATGAGCTTCAGCAAGCTTGTAAAGAATTTGGTCTGGGTGATGTTCATCTCGATGAGATAATTAAAGAAATTGACCAAGACAAT GATGGTAGAATAGATTATGGGGAGTTCACTGCTATGATGAGGCAGGGTGATGGTGGAATGGGAAGGAGCAGAACCATGAGAGGCAacttgaacttcaatcttgcgGATGCTTTTGGAGTAAAGGACTCGGCATAA
- the LOC115742119 gene encoding uncharacterized membrane protein At4g09580 isoform X2: protein MAAPRSVIVDTARLPRDEEAAMGEDSPTGKKPKSERFPLSRGELAVFVGVFFFFTTGLFWIYKTMPAAEYGKIKLPRTLSDLRVLKDDLSTYAKEYPAKFILGYCATYIFMQTFMIPGTIFMSLLAGALFGVIRGLFLVVFNSTAGASSCFFLSKLIGKPLVSWLWPEKLRFFQGEIAKRREKLLNYMLFLRITPTLPNLFINLASPIVDIPFHVFFLATVIGLLPASLITVREVVWRWLLIEWRTGQRRILFVAALHV from the exons ATGGCGGCGCCGAGGAGCGTGATCGTGGACACGGCGAGGCTGCCGAGAGACGAAGAGGCTGCCATGGGGGAGGACTCTCCCACCGGGAAGAAACCTAAGTCGGAGAGGTTCCCGCTGTCGCGGGGAGAGCTCGCGGTGTTCGTcggcgtcttcttcttcttcaccacGGGACTGTTCTGGATATACAAGACAATGCCCGCCGCTGAGTACGGCAAAATCAAGCTCCCCCGCACGCTTTCGGATCTTCGCGTGCTCAA AGATGATCTCTCAACATATGCTAAAGAGTACCCAGCAAAGTTCATTCTTGGTTACTGCGCAACTTACATCTTCATGCAAACTTTCATGATTCCTGGAACAATCTTCATGTCCTTGCTCGCTGGAGCTCTTTTTGGTGTCATAAGAGGCCTTTTCCTAGTTGTCTTCAATTCCACAGCCGGAGCATCTTCCtgcttttttttgtccaaattgaTAGGAAAACCATTAGTTAGTTGGTTGTGGCCTGAGAAGTTGAGGTTTTTCCAAGGAGAG ATAGCAAAGCGTCGGGAAAAGTTGCTGAATTATATGTTATTTCTGAGGATAACTCCAACATTGCCCAACCTTTTTATCAATTTGGCTTCTCCAATTGTTGATATACcctttcatgttttctttttggcaaCAGTAATTGGTCTTCTTCCAGCCTCTTTGATAACTGTCAGA GAAGTTGTGTGGAGATGGCTACTTATAGAGTGGCGCACTGGACAGCGTCGAATTCTTTTTGTTGCTGCATTGCACGTTTGA
- the LOC115738608 gene encoding subtilisin-like protease SBT3.11 gives MRPKSNMLRITIAPFLVLLLSISAFSWFAVSMADREVVVEGGEPSKAEVHIVYTEKPEGDEPEASHLRTLATVLGSEEAAKESLLYVYKNAATGFSAKLTPEQVAELSKQPGVLQVVPNMKLQLHSGPGRLHLT, from the exons ATGCGACCGAAGTCCAACATGCTGAGAATCACGATCGCGCCATTTCTCGTTCTTTTGTTATCGATCTCGGCATTCTCCTGGTTCGCTGTTTCCATGGCTGATCGGGAGGTGGTCGTCGAAGGCGGAGAGCCGTCGAAGGCGGAGGTCCACATCGTCTACACCGAGAAACCCGAGGGCGACGAGCCCGAGGCGTCCCACCTCCGCACTCTCGCCACTGTCCTCGGCAG TGAGGAGGCCGCCAAGGAGTCGCTGTTGTACGTGTATAAGAACGCTGCCACTGGATTCTCTGCTAAGCTGACCCCAGAGCAGGTTGCTGAGCTCTCTA AACAGCCAGGTGTTCTTCAGGTGGTTCCAAACATGAAACTTCAGTTGCACTCCGGACCTGGGAGGCTCCACTTGACTTAG
- the LOC115742119 gene encoding uncharacterized membrane protein At4g09580 isoform X1 codes for MAAPRSVIVDTARLPRDEEAAMGEDSPTGKKPKSERFPLSRGELAVFVGVFFFFTTGLFWIYKTMPAAEYGKIKLPRTLSDLRVLKDDLSTYAKEYPAKFILGYCATYIFMQTFMIPGTIFMSLLAGALFGVIRGLFLVVFNSTAGASSCFFLSKLIGKPLVSWLWPEKLRFFQGEIAKRREKLLNYMLFLRITPTLPNLFINLASPIVDIPFHVFFLATVIGLLPASLITVRAGLALGDLKSVKDLYDVKTLMVLFLIGLLIIIPTLFKRKRTYE; via the exons ATGGCGGCGCCGAGGAGCGTGATCGTGGACACGGCGAGGCTGCCGAGAGACGAAGAGGCTGCCATGGGGGAGGACTCTCCCACCGGGAAGAAACCTAAGTCGGAGAGGTTCCCGCTGTCGCGGGGAGAGCTCGCGGTGTTCGTcggcgtcttcttcttcttcaccacGGGACTGTTCTGGATATACAAGACAATGCCCGCCGCTGAGTACGGCAAAATCAAGCTCCCCCGCACGCTTTCGGATCTTCGCGTGCTCAA AGATGATCTCTCAACATATGCTAAAGAGTACCCAGCAAAGTTCATTCTTGGTTACTGCGCAACTTACATCTTCATGCAAACTTTCATGATTCCTGGAACAATCTTCATGTCCTTGCTCGCTGGAGCTCTTTTTGGTGTCATAAGAGGCCTTTTCCTAGTTGTCTTCAATTCCACAGCCGGAGCATCTTCCtgcttttttttgtccaaattgaTAGGAAAACCATTAGTTAGTTGGTTGTGGCCTGAGAAGTTGAGGTTTTTCCAAGGAGAG ATAGCAAAGCGTCGGGAAAAGTTGCTGAATTATATGTTATTTCTGAGGATAACTCCAACATTGCCCAACCTTTTTATCAATTTGGCTTCTCCAATTGTTGATATACcctttcatgttttctttttggcaaCAGTAATTGGTCTTCTTCCAGCCTCTTTGATAACTGTCAGA GCTGGCCTTGCTCTTGGAGATCTTAAGTCAGTTAAAGACCTATACGATGTGAAAACTTTGATGGTGCTGTTCCTGATCGGGTTGCTTATTATAATCCCCACGCTCTTCAAGAGAAAACGAACTTATGAATGA